The Burkholderia pyrrocinia genomic sequence TTGACGCGTATCAAACCGCAGCCGGCTCGCCCGTCTACGCTGGATTCCTGACAGGACGGTTCGTTCCCCGCGCGACAGGCGCATGTCACAGCGACGCGTCCCGCATTCCGGTTCGGCACCGTCAGGACGAACGCGCCGGGCCGACTCAACTCAACCGTTCGAGGAGTGCACATCATGAGCAATCTGACTCGCTACGATCCGTTTTCGATGGACCCCGTCTCCGACCTGTTTCAGGGGCTGTTCAGGCCGTTGCGAGGCATGACGCTGACGGACGAACCCGATCTCGCGTCCGTGAAGATCGACGTCACGGAAAGCGACGACGCCTATAAGGTCAACGCGGAACTGCCGGGCGTCGCAAAGGACGACATCGACGTCCAGGTGACGGGCCGGACCGTATCGATCAACGCGAAGATCGAGCGCAACGCCGAGCAGAAGGAAGGCGAGCGCGTGATTCGGCGCGAGCGCTACAGCGGCGCGATCAGCCGCTCGTTCTCGCTGCCCGGCGAGATCGACGACGCGAACGCGACGGCAGCGTATCAGGACGGCGTGCTGTCGCTGACGCTGCCGAAGAAGACGCCGGCCGGGCAGAAGAAACTGACGATCAGCTGAGCGGACGGCAGGCGCCGGGCGATGCTTGCATCGCCCGAAGCGGGAAACCGGCGCGCGGGCAATCCGCGCGCCGTTTCATCGTGAAGCGGCCGCAGGTCCGCTCACGCATCCGACACCGTGCCGCCAGCGCGGTAACCGACGGTCTGCGCGAGGATCGGGAGTTCGTCCTCGTTCAGGCGCAGCGCGTCGGCGAGCGCGCGATGGTTGATCCAGCCGCGCACGACCGTCCCGAGGCCGGTCGCCGCACAGTAGAGCGAAACGTTCTGCGCGATGGCCCCGGCCGCGACCGCCGAAAATACGTCGCGTTGCTGCGGCGGCATGTCGAGTATCGCTGAGGTCCGGACGACGTAGACGAGATCCAGCGGCGCGCGTCCGACGAAGTCCTGGTAACCCGTCAGGTTGCGGGCATCGACCGCGTGTTTCAGCACGAGTCGATGCGCGGGCGCGTCGTAGCGATAGACGCCATGCGGCAGCGCGACATAGATGTCGATTTCATTGGATGCATGCGCGGACGGCGCCGTACGACCGCCGCTAGCCGGCCGGTTGACGCCGTTCGCGGCCCACAGCATCGTGCCGAGCATCCTGGGCGGGAGCGGCGTGGCGGCGAATTCGCGGGAACTTATTCTCGTCGCGAGTGCGATCGTCAACGGCATGCCGTCGTCGAGGTTCGGGCGCGGCAGATCGACGATGGCCGGCGACTTTCCTTGTGGCGACGCCGGCAGTGCCGGGGGCGCCGGCGAATAGGTCAACAGTTGCTGGTCCGACAATTGAGTCTCCTTCGAGCATCGTTGCGCGTGCCTGGAACGTCACGCATCGGCGATCACACGATAAGGCGGCCGGGCCGCCCCGGCTTGACCTTCGTCAAGCGACGCATGCGCAGCCTGCGACGTGCGGCGCGAGATATCCGTTGACCTGCATCAGCGATCCGGCGCCGCGCGTGTGCAAATCTGGCTGCATGCGGCGGACAGGCACGCCGCGGCTCACAGGAGTGCACGCGATGAAAACCGACAAGCAGTTGAAGCAGGACGTTCAGGATGAACTGGAGTCGGACCCGGCGATCGACGCGACACGCATCGGTGTCGAGGTGGCCGACCGGATCGTGACGATATCGGGTCACCCGCCAAGCTACGCGGAGAAACTGGCGATCGAGCGCGCGGCGAACCGCGTGGCCGGCGTCAAGGCGCTCGTCGTCGACATGACTGTGCATCTGCCGAACGACGACGTCCGCACCGACGAGGACATCGCCAACGCCGTGCGTTCGGTGCTGCACTGGACGGTCGGTCTGAACGACGATGCGGTCAAGGTGCAGGTCGAGCACGGCTGGATCACGCTGTCCGGCAAGGTCGACTGGGCATACCAGAGCCATGCGGCCATGCGTGCGATCTCGCAGATGCGCAGCGTGACCGGCGTGACCGACCACATCAGCGTGCAGGGGGCGGTCGGATCGGCCGACATCAGCGGCGACATCAAGCGCGCGATCATGCGTCACGCGGAGCGCGAGGCGAAGCACATCGCGATCGAGGTGCGCGACGGCACCGTGCGGCTTTCCGGCAAGGTCGGCTCGTTCTCCGAGCGCAAGGCCGTGCGCGGTGCCGCGTGGTCCGCACGAGGCGTGCGTGCCGTCGTCGACGACCTGGTCGTCGAGTGAACCCGAGCAGCGGCGGCCGGATACGCAGTCGGCACGGATGAAGGAGGGAAGTCAGATGACAGTGTCGGGCGAGGTACATGACGCGGACTGATCGGTGGCGATCGAGACGATCGCCGTCGAAACGGGCGGCTATCGTTGCAGGATCCATGTGACGCTCACGTCGCCGGATGGCGCTTGCGAACACACGTTCGCGCATAACAGGACCCACGCCACCGAGCGCGAGGCCGCGGTCGAAGGGCTGCGAGCCGGGATGACGTGGGTCGAGATGAGGAAATCGAACACCTTCACGGTCTGAATCGCCGGCCGTCGCGGGCGTGTCGCTTCGATGCCGACTTCCCGGGTCATTCGATGCGGCACGCGCCATCGCACGCATTCATGTGGCTAGTCGTCCGCTGGATCTCGTGCGGGACCCGGTGACGACGGACGCGCGACGGGTTCGCCTTGCCGCTGGACATGATGCGCGACCGCGTCGGTCACGGTCGGAAAGAAGCTGGCCGATCCGAATACGTCGAACAAGCCGTAAGCGCGCAGGCGATCCTTCACCGGGCCCTTCATTTCCGCGAAATTCAGCGCGATACCTTGCTCGCCGAGCTCCTCGCGAAGCGCCACGAGCCGGTCCGCCGCGCTGACGTCGATATCGGTGACGGGTTCTGCCGCGACGACGATTCGATCGACCGGGCCCGCCGCTTGCGTGAGCGCAGCGTGCAGGTGCTCGCAGAAAATCTCGACATTGGCATAGAAGAGCGGGGCATCCCAGCGGAACAGCACGAGCCCGGGTGTTTGCACGGCGTCCGGATGCCGCGCAATGTCGTGATAACCGCGAACGCCCGCCAGCCGGCCAAGCACCGCATCGTACGGATGCCAGGCCCGCCAGACGAACGACAGCAGCGACAGCGCGCTCGCGAGCAGGACACCCGGTACGACCCCCATGCCGACGACGCCCGCAAGGCACAGCACCGAAATCAGGCATTCGCCGCGGCGCATTCGATAAAGTCGTACCACGCCGCGGACGTCGGCGATGCCGAATGCGGCGTAGATCACCACGGCAGCCAGCGCCGCACGCGGGACGAGCGTCAGCAGCGCCGGCGCGACTATGAGCAGCAACACGATGCAGGCCGCCGCGACGAGATTCGTGACCTGGCTTTGCGCGCCCGCGGCAATCGCGACGGGCGTGCGCGACGCGCTGCTGCTGACCGCGCAGCCCTGCATCACGCCGGCCAGCAGATTGGCCGCCCCCAATGCGACCAGTTCCTGGTTGCGGTCCGGCGCATCGCCCGCACGAGCGGAAAGGGCGCGCGACAACATGCTGATGTCGGCGAACGACACCAGTGCCACGGCGACCGCGCCGGACGCGAGCGCGGTCACGTCGGCGAGCGACACGACCGGAAGATGGGGCGTGGGCGCGCCGGCGGGCAACGCGCCGACCGTCGCGACCCCGTGCAACGGCAATACGCGTGCGGCCAGGGTCGCCGCCAGCACGGCGATCAATACGCCGGGCCAACGCGGCGTCACGCGCTTCATGGCCGCAATCGCCGCAAGAACGCCAACACCCAGCACACACGCATCGATCGAAAACCGGTGCTCGAAGAGGGCCCGCACGATGTGCGACAGGCCGGAGAACACGTCGTTGCCGGGCACGGACATGCCGAACAGCTCCGGCAGCCGGCCGACTGCAAGGGCGATGGCGATGCCGTTCAGGTAACCGTACTGGATCGGGCGCGACAGCAGATCGGTGACGAACCCGAGGCGGAGCGTACCGAGCAGGATGCAGATCGTTCCGGCCGACAGTGCCAGCGCGCCGGACAGCGCGACGGCCCGCTGCGGATCATGACCGGCGAGCGGTGCGATGGCCGCTGCGATCAACGCGGCCAGCGCGGAATCCGGGCCCAGCACGAGGATCCGGCTCGGGCCGAGCACCGCATAGGCGAGCAACGCGGCGATCGATGCGTAGAGCCCGGTGACGGCGGGCAGGCCGGCCGCCTGCGCGTAGCTCATGCCGACCGGAACCAGCACCGCGGAGAGCGCCAGGCCCGCATACAGGTCGCGCGCGAGCCACGCCCGCCGGTAGTTCGCGAGCAGCGCGATTCCCGGGAGCATGCGTGCGATGTGTCCGGAAAGAGGCCGGATCATCGCGGTTTCGTCAGGGAAAAGCCGGGGCGACGGACATGGCTTGCTCCGGCAAGCGTGCATTCGACGGGATGCCGCCGGACCGTAACAGGCGCGCGAAACGCAAGAGCGGGAAGCGCCATTGCGCCGGATGACGGGACCGCTGTCGCCTGACCGGATACCGGCGTCGCGACACGACGGCGCTCGACATCACGCAGCCTGGAGCGCCGAAAGCTGCAGCGCCTGGGCAAAACGGGCCAGCGACGCAAGCGATCCCGTCACGCTTTCGTAGCGTTCGCGCCCGATCTGCGCATCGAGCATGACCATCATGCCGGCTTCGCGCGCAAGTGCGAGGAGCGCCTGCGTATCGGGTACCGCGCATCCCTGCGCAGCGGACCTGGAGGTGCCGGTGCGGCCGGCTGCCCGGCTTCCCGGTTCGAAACAAGACATCGCATGTGGCATGACGGCTCTCCTGAGCGAACGGCCGGGAATCGATGTGCGGTACAAGCGGTCGTCGTGCATTCAGTATCGTTTCCGCTCCCGCGGGATTCAATCAGGCAGCCCCGAACCGCGTGTAGGAAATGGGCAAATGAAATCGGCCGATTCCTACATCGCGCGGCTCGCCCGTGAAGTCACGCGCCGTGGCGGCCGCGATCGCCGCTGCGCATACCAGCAGCCGATTGCGTGCCAGATGTCCTGCGCGGATTCGCAATAGACGAACAAGTCGAGATCGCTGCGATCGATCATCCCGTCGTCCGCGAGAAAGGCGAAATCGACGACGCGGCGCCAGTATGCCTCGCCGACGAGTATGACCGGCAGCGGCGCGATCTTCCGGGTTTGCAGGAGTGTCAGCACCTCGAACAACTCGTCGCAAGTGCCGTACCCGCCCGGGAAGAACACGGCGGCTTTCGCGCGCTCGAGCAGATGCAGCTTGCGGATCGCGAAATAGTGAAAGCGGAAGCACAGGGCCGGCGTGAGGTAGGGATTGGGCGCCTGTTCGCGCGGAAGTTCGATGTTCAAGCCGATGCTCGGTGCACCGTTTTCGTAGGCGCCTCGATTGGCGGCCTCCATGATGCCCGGGCCGCCGCCGGTGATCACGGCGAGCCTTGCCGTGCGGGTGCGCCGGTCGGCACGGCCGACGATGCGCCCGAATTCGCGCGCGACGCGATAGTAGGCGCTGTATTTGACCAGACGGCTCGCGACCGCGACGGCGCGGCGCCGGCGAGCGTCGTGCGGCCGCTCCGCCAGCGCACGGCTCGCTTCGCGCAGCCGCGCATTGGCTTCGGCGGGCGCGACGATGCGCGTGCTGCCGTAGATCACGATCGTGTGACCGATGCGTTCCTGTTGCAGGCGCTCCTCGGCTTTCCAGTAGTCGAGTTGCAGCCGGATGCCTCGCATGCCGGGGCGCTTCAGGAGCGTCGTGTCTTCATCGGCCTGTATGCAGTTCGCGGTCTCGGCCCGGCGCCGCATCGGCCGCGAAAGGGCGCGCGAGGGCCGCGCGCGACGTTGCCGGGCCCTGACGGCGGTCGGTTTGACTACGCTCATGGTGGAGAGGGGGGCTGACAAGGCCGGTTACTGACTCAGGACCCATTGCACCAGTTGGCGGGCGTCGTCACGCGATAGCGGCCCGCCTCGCTCGGCGGCGGAAGGCATCGGCGTATCGCCCCAATGCGCGCGGCCGCCGTGGCGCAGCTTGATTTCGAGTTTCTCCTGCGCGTGCGGCACGCCCCGGTAGCGTTCCGCGATCTGGTGGAACGATGGCGCGAGAAACGGCATGTCGGATGTATGACAAAACATGCAGTGCTGGGCATCGACGAGCGCGGTCGGTTCGGGCACCACCGTCTGGGCGGCCGCGATGCCGGCCGTCGCGGCGAGCATGCAGGCGGCGAGTAGGCGCGTGACGTTCATGGTTTTTTTCCTCGTCAGGACGAAAGCGGGCGCGGCGCGCGATCAGGAAATCACTTCGTCGAGCGGTCGGCGCGGCGAATGCGGCACATGCGGGCCGCGCCCGATGCGCAGCAGCAGTTGCGGATGCCCGCGAAGCGCGAGCATGTCGCGCAGCTGCGCGCGCAGTCCGGCCGTCTCGATCGGCTGGTTCAGGTACGACGCCGTGTAGCCCGCACGCGTCGCGACCAGCAGCATGCGCTCGAGCGCTTGCCCGGCGGCGAGCCAGGCCTCGCGATCGTCGCGAGCCGTCGCGATGCAGACGATCAGCGGCGACGCACCGACGAGCTGGTGGTGCAGCGCGGCCAGGCCGTTGCCGAGATCGAACGTGCGCACCGCGGTCGTCACGATCGGCGCCGCGAAATCCAGCAGTGCCGGCACGCCGGCCGCGAACGCGGGCATGCCGTCGACGTGCCGGCGCGGATCGATCCAGCTCGCCAGTTCGCGCCGGAACCGCGGGTCGGCAAACTGCTGGCGATCCGCGTCGGCGATCACCTCGGCCACCCGCGCGCGCCGCGCGATCGAGTCGGCACAGGCCACGTCGGCGCCTTCCGCGGCGCCCGCCGCGATCAGCGCGTGCTGGAGCGCGTCCGGAACGGGTTCGGATTCGAACGGGGCGCGCGTCGTGACGCGCTCGGGGATCGCGGCGAACAGCGTACCCAGCTCCGCATCGGTGTAGCCGTCGTCGCACACGCGCACGAGCGCCAGGACGTCGGGATCGATGTCGGACGGGAACGCGCTGATCGTATGCGCGATTCCGGCGTGATCGAGCGCGACGCGGAGGTTGAGCAGCGCCGCGCCGCAACTGATGATCAGTTCGCGATCGTACGGATCGACCACGGGCAGCGCGCGAACCCGGTCCGCGCAGACCGCGATCGTCGTGCCGTCGACGATGAACCGCCACGGCTGGGAATTGTGGCTCGACGGCGCCAGCACCGCGTAGCCCAGCAGCGACCGCAGTCGATCGTCGAGACGGGGGCTTGCAGCAACGGGGGTAACGGATGTCATTCGGCAATCTCCAGGGAGCCGGCCAGCGGCGGTACGCCATTTCATCCTGTCAGTAACCGGCCGGCGGCCGTTGACCCACGTCAAGCCCGCGTCAGCGAGTCGTACGGACACGGTTCCATGCGTCTACGCTTGGAACAGGCGAAGCGCGCGACGCCGATCGCGCGGGGGAGATCCAGATGCTGGCAATGATGTTCGACGGGACGACACCGGAGTTGCGCGAGGCACACGTGCCGGACCCGCGGCCCGCGGCGGGCCAGCTGCTGATCGACGTGCATGCATGCGGCGTATGCCGTACCGATCTCCACGTCGTCGACGGCGATCTCGCGCATCCGAAGCTGCCGCTGATTCCGGGGCATGAAATCGTCGGGACGGTGCGCTCGCTGGGCGCGGGTGTGACGGGTTTCGCGGTCGGCGACCGGGTTGGCGTGCCGTGGCTCGGCCGGACCTGCGGGCATTGCGCGTATTGCGCCGCCGGGCGGGAGAATCTGTGCGACAGCCCCGGATTCACCGGCTATACGATCGACGGCGGTTATGCCGAGCGCACCGTCGCGGACCACCGTTATTGCGTGCATCTGCCGCAGCGCTACGCCGACCAGGAGGCCGCACCGCTGCTTTGCGCGGGCCTGATCGGCTACCGTACGTTGCGCATGGCCGGCGACGCACGGCGAATCGGGATCTACGGGTTCGGCGCGGCGGCACATCTCGTCGCGCAGATCGCACATCACGAAGGACGCCGGGTGTTCGCGCTGACGAAACCCGGCGATACCGCTGCGCAGCAGCTTGCGCTGTCGCTGGGGGCGGCATGGGCGGGCGGCAGCGACGAAGCGCCGCCCGAGACGCTCGACGCCGCGCTGATTTTCGCGCCGGTCGGCGCACTGGTGCCGGCGGCGCTGCGGGCGGTCGACAAGGGCGGGATCGTCGTGTGCGGCGGCATTCACATGAGCGACATCCCGGCTTTTCCGTACGCGTGGCTGTGGGGCGAGCGCCGCATCGCATCGGTGGCCAACCTGACGCGCGCGGATGCCGTCGCGTTCATGCGGATCGCCGACGCGACGCCGCTGCGGGTCGAGGCAACGCGCTATGCGCTGACCGACGCGAACCGCGCGCTGTCGGACCTGCGCACGGGGCATCTGTCGGGCGCCGCCGTGCTCGACACGCGCGGCTGAACCGCGCGATGCGCGAGCCGGGAAATCCGCGGCGTCAGATGCGCGCGAGCTCTTCCGAATCGACGATGCGGATCTGCTTGCCCTGCGCCGCGACGAGCCCTTTCTGCTGGAACTTCGACAGCATGCGGCTGACCGTCTCGAGTTTCATGCCGAGATACTCGCCGATCTCGTCGCGGGTCATCCGCAGCACGAACTCCGCGGCCGAGTAGCCGCGCGCCTTGAAACGCGTGGAGAGATTCAGCAGGAACGCGGCCACGCGCTGTTCCGCGCTCATCGTACCGAGCAGCAGCATCAACGCGGACTCGCGGACGATCTCGCCGCTCATCATCTGGTAGACGTGGTGCTGCATCGTCCGTACTTCGCGGCAGACCTGTTCGAGCTGGCCGAACGGAATGATGCAGACGGTGCTGTCTTCGAGCGCGATCGCATCGCCGTTGTGATGGCCGGTGTGCACGCCGTCCAGTCCGAGCGATTCGCCGACGATCTGGAAGCCGGTCACCTGCTCGTCGCCGTCGCGATGCATGACGACGGTCTTGAACGATCCGGTTCTCACCGCGTAGATGCTGTTGAACGTATCGCCGGCCCGATACAGGGTGTCGCCGCGCTTGACGTGACGCGTCGTGCAGATCATCGCGTCGACCCGCGCGAAATCGTCGGGTGTCAGTTCCTGGGGCAGGCAAACGGCGCGCAGCGCGCATGAAGAACAGCGGGACGACGCGCGCTTCGGCTGGTCCGACCGCTCGACGGGGTGCAGCGGAATAAAGGGGCGCGACTGCGGTGTCATCGATACTTCGGCATGGCTCTGCATGATCTGCTCCGGTTTGTTGGGGCGGCGGCGAATCGCATGGGCACGGTCGCGCTGGCCGCTACGGGCGGCGTGAATCTTCGCCGCCTTCATCGAGGACGTGCCGCATCGGGGTACGGGACGACGATGCAGTCGATGCAGGACTGCGCCGCCGGCCGCGCCGGGAGGCACGCGTGTTTGTTTTTCTTGACCGGGAGTATGGACAGCCGGGCGCGCGAATGAAATCAGCGAAAATTGAAGATTAAGTAGGTGATGAAGAAGGGCTGTAGGGAAATTCCTACAAGCGTGCGGCGTCTTGCCGCGCTCAGAGGTCGTCCGGATCGTAGAACAGCTTGTGGCGTACCGCGTAACGCACGAGCGCCGCATCGTTCGGCATCTGCATTTTCTCGAGGATGCGCGTCTTGTAGGTGCTCACGGTCTTGACGCTGACGCACAGCGCCTGCGCGATGTCGGAGATCGATTCGCCGGAAGTCATGCGCCGGAACACGTCGAACTCGCGATCGGACAAGCGCTGGTGCGGCTGCAGTTCCGCCGGCTCGTTGAGGCTTTGCGCGAACTGCTCCGCCATCGCGAGGCTCACGTAGACGCCGCCGGATGCAATCTTGGTCAGCGCGGCCACCAGCTCCGCGCTCGCGCTTTCCTTGGTCATGTAGCCGGACGCGCCGGCGCGAAACGCACGCACCGCATATTGCTGTTCGGCATGCATCGTCAGCACGAGGATATGCAGGGCCGGCTTTTCGTCCTTGATCTGCCGGATCAGTTCGATGCCGTTGCGGCCGGGCATCGACAGATCGAGCACCAGCACCTGTGCCGGGGTGCCGCGGATCAGCGCAACGGTCGAAGCGCTGTCGCACGCCTCGCCCGCGACCTCGAAATCGTTGGCGTTCTGCAGGATGTACCGGAGGCCGTCCCGGACGAGCGCGTGGTCGTCGGCGATGAGTACCCTGATCATGCGACATGCCCCTTGCCGGATCGCGTGGAACGGCTGCGCGGCGGCGATCGTTGATCCTGCCCCGATTCGAACATCCCGATCGTCCGGCGTCCGGCTGCGGTCATGACGACCGCCTTCGATGCCCGGACGCCGTTCCGGCACATGCGCTTGCATGCGCCGATCCGCCGTTGCGGACGTTGAATGGAATTGTGCGCGTTTTGCAGGGGTTCGCCAATCGGCGCACGTGCACCGTGCCGCCGTGCCTGGCGCGAGGCCTGCTTGATCGGTGTCAACCGGCCGGGCGGCGGCGGGCCCAGACTGAAGATCCCGATCCGGCCGGAACGGGATGCAGAAACCGGGAGGCGCCATGTATGAACGGATCTTCGCCGCGCTCGACGACAGTCGCGGCGCGCGGCTCGCGCTCGACGAGGCGATCACGCTCGCCCGCGCGTCGGGCGGCCTCGTGGTCGCCGTGTGCGTCGTGACGGATACGCCGCCGCTGACGAATATCGGCAGCGCTTATGTCGATCGGATCGCCCCGGGCGGGGTAGATGCAAACCGCGCAGCGGTGGCGGTCGCCGATGCCGAAACCGCATTCCGGCTGTGCGGGGTGCGCGGCACCGCGCAAACGATCGATGCGTGCGGCGAGAACGTGTCGTCGGTGCTGGCGCGCGCGGCCACCGACTGCGATGCCGACCT encodes the following:
- a CDS encoding TIGR00730 family Rossman fold protein; amino-acid sequence: MSVVKPTAVRARQRRARPSRALSRPMRRRAETANCIQADEDTTLLKRPGMRGIRLQLDYWKAEERLQQERIGHTIVIYGSTRIVAPAEANARLREASRALAERPHDARRRRAVAVASRLVKYSAYYRVAREFGRIVGRADRRTRTARLAVITGGGPGIMEAANRGAYENGAPSIGLNIELPREQAPNPYLTPALCFRFHYFAIRKLHLLERAKAAVFFPGGYGTCDELFEVLTLLQTRKIAPLPVILVGEAYWRRVVDFAFLADDGMIDRSDLDLFVYCESAQDIWHAIGCWYAQRRSRPPRRVTSRASRAM
- a CDS encoding Acg family FMN-binding oxidoreductase translates to MTSVTPVAASPRLDDRLRSLLGYAVLAPSSHNSQPWRFIVDGTTIAVCADRVRALPVVDPYDRELIISCGAALLNLRVALDHAGIAHTISAFPSDIDPDVLALVRVCDDGYTDAELGTLFAAIPERVTTRAPFESEPVPDALQHALIAAGAAEGADVACADSIARRARVAEVIADADRQQFADPRFRRELASWIDPRRHVDGMPAFAAGVPALLDFAAPIVTTAVRTFDLGNGLAALHHQLVGASPLIVCIATARDDREAWLAAGQALERMLLVATRAGYTASYLNQPIETAGLRAQLRDMLALRGHPQLLLRIGRGPHVPHSPRRPLDEVIS
- a CDS encoding BON domain-containing protein — translated: MKTDKQLKQDVQDELESDPAIDATRIGVEVADRIVTISGHPPSYAEKLAIERAANRVAGVKALVVDMTVHLPNDDVRTDEDIANAVRSVLHWTVGLNDDAVKVQVEHGWITLSGKVDWAYQSHAAMRAISQMRSVTGVTDHISVQGAVGSADISGDIKRAIMRHAEREAKHIAIEVRDGTVRLSGKVGSFSERKAVRGAAWSARGVRAVVDDLVVE
- a CDS encoding c-type cytochrome, which translates into the protein MNVTRLLAACMLAATAGIAAAQTVVPEPTALVDAQHCMFCHTSDMPFLAPSFHQIAERYRGVPHAQEKLEIKLRHGGRAHWGDTPMPSAAERGGPLSRDDARQLVQWVLSQ
- a CDS encoding Hsp20/alpha crystallin family protein; amino-acid sequence: MSNLTRYDPFSMDPVSDLFQGLFRPLRGMTLTDEPDLASVKIDVTESDDAYKVNAELPGVAKDDIDVQVTGRTVSINAKIERNAEQKEGERVIRRERYSGAISRSFSLPGEIDDANATAAYQDGVLSLTLPKKTPAGQKKLTIS
- a CDS encoding universal stress protein, translated to MYERIFAALDDSRGARLALDEAITLARASGGLVVAVCVVTDTPPLTNIGSAYVDRIAPGGVDANRAAVAVADAETAFRLCGVRGTAQTIDACGENVSSVLARAATDCDADLIVMGTHGRRGVRRALLGSVAESLLRTADLPVLLVRDDSGAP
- a CDS encoding SulP family inorganic anion transporter, which produces MIRPLSGHIARMLPGIALLANYRRAWLARDLYAGLALSAVLVPVGMSYAQAAGLPAVTGLYASIAALLAYAVLGPSRILVLGPDSALAALIAAAIAPLAGHDPQRAVALSGALALSAGTICILLGTLRLGFVTDLLSRPIQYGYLNGIAIALAVGRLPELFGMSVPGNDVFSGLSHIVRALFEHRFSIDACVLGVGVLAAIAAMKRVTPRWPGVLIAVLAATLAARVLPLHGVATVGALPAGAPTPHLPVVSLADVTALASGAVAVALVSFADISMLSRALSARAGDAPDRNQELVALGAANLLAGVMQGCAVSSSASRTPVAIAAGAQSQVTNLVAAACIVLLLIVAPALLTLVPRAALAAVVIYAAFGIADVRGVVRLYRMRRGECLISVLCLAGVVGMGVVPGVLLASALSLLSFVWRAWHPYDAVLGRLAGVRGYHDIARHPDAVQTPGLVLFRWDAPLFYANVEIFCEHLHAALTQAAGPVDRIVVAAEPVTDIDVSAADRLVALREELGEQGIALNFAEMKGPVKDRLRAYGLFDVFGSASFFPTVTDAVAHHVQRQGEPVARPSSPGPARDPADD
- the fnr gene encoding fumarate/nitrate reduction transcriptional regulator Fnr, with product MQSHAEVSMTPQSRPFIPLHPVERSDQPKRASSRCSSCALRAVCLPQELTPDDFARVDAMICTTRHVKRGDTLYRAGDTFNSIYAVRTGSFKTVVMHRDGDEQVTGFQIVGESLGLDGVHTGHHNGDAIALEDSTVCIIPFGQLEQVCREVRTMQHHVYQMMSGEIVRESALMLLLGTMSAEQRVAAFLLNLSTRFKARGYSAAEFVLRMTRDEIGEYLGMKLETVSRMLSKFQQKGLVAAQGKQIRIVDSEELARI
- a CDS encoding zinc-dependent alcohol dehydrogenase family protein, with protein sequence MLAMMFDGTTPELREAHVPDPRPAAGQLLIDVHACGVCRTDLHVVDGDLAHPKLPLIPGHEIVGTVRSLGAGVTGFAVGDRVGVPWLGRTCGHCAYCAAGRENLCDSPGFTGYTIDGGYAERTVADHRYCVHLPQRYADQEAAPLLCAGLIGYRTLRMAGDARRIGIYGFGAAAHLVAQIAHHEGRRVFALTKPGDTAAQQLALSLGAAWAGGSDEAPPETLDAALIFAPVGALVPAALRAVDKGGIVVCGGIHMSDIPAFPYAWLWGERRIASVANLTRADAVAFMRIADATPLRVEATRYALTDANRALSDLRTGHLSGAAVLDTRG
- a CDS encoding response regulator; amino-acid sequence: MIRVLIADDHALVRDGLRYILQNANDFEVAGEACDSASTVALIRGTPAQVLVLDLSMPGRNGIELIRQIKDEKPALHILVLTMHAEQQYAVRAFRAGASGYMTKESASAELVAALTKIASGGVYVSLAMAEQFAQSLNEPAELQPHQRLSDREFDVFRRMTSGESISDIAQALCVSVKTVSTYKTRILEKMQMPNDAALVRYAVRHKLFYDPDDL
- a CDS encoding nitroreductase family protein, with translation MSDQQLLTYSPAPPALPASPQGKSPAIVDLPRPNLDDGMPLTIALATRISSREFAATPLPPRMLGTMLWAANGVNRPASGGRTAPSAHASNEIDIYVALPHGVYRYDAPAHRLVLKHAVDARNLTGYQDFVGRAPLDLVYVVRTSAILDMPPQQRDVFSAVAAGAIAQNVSLYCAATGLGTVVRGWINHRALADALRLNEDELPILAQTVGYRAGGTVSDA